A single genomic interval of Heterodontus francisci isolate sHetFra1 chromosome 45, sHetFra1.hap1, whole genome shotgun sequence harbors:
- the LOC137356313 gene encoding histone H2B 5-like, with product MVDEKKTAAPSKKGAKKVLKKAPPKGSKKRRKSRKESYSIYVYKVMKQVHPDTGISSKAMSIMNSFVNDIFERIAGEASRLAHYNKRRTISSREIQTAVRLLLPGELAKHAVSEGTKAVTKYTSSK from the coding sequence ATGGTTGACGAGAAGaaaactgcagcaccttccaagaagggcgccaagaaagttctgaagaaggcgccaccaaagggcagcaagaaacggagaaaatccaggaaagaaagttactccatctacgtgtacaaagtgatgaagcaggttcaccctgacaccggcatctcctccaaggccatgagcatcatgaattcgtttgtgaatgatattttcgagcgaatcgcgggtgaggcttcccgcctggcccattacaacaaacgcaggactatcagctcccgggagatccagaccgccgtgcgcctgctgctgcccggggagctggccaaacacgccgtgtcggaaggtacaaaggcggtcaccaagtacaccagctccaagtaa
- the LOC137356284 gene encoding histone H1-like, producing MTDTAAAETAPPAAAAQVKTPKKKKAAPRKGSGGPKLGELILKTVAECSVRSGMSLQAIKKALRVKGVDVEKGKFQIKQSIKRLVAKDFLVQTKGTGASGTFKIAKQEKKGNVVKKIKTGAAKRSLVKKTAAKKQITKKTAKKSPGKKIVTKKVSSKKTAAKKVSSKKRATPKKAVKKATLPKKSPAKNAKKAKRATGGKPPKKVQSSRGGKKPKAAKAQKAAPGKK from the coding sequence atgaccgatactgcagccgccgaaacggctcctccagccgccgccgctcaagtcaagactccaaagaagaagaaggcggctcctcGGAAAGGGTCAGGCGGTCCCAAGTTGGGCGAGCTGATCCTCAAGACTGTGGCGGAATGCAGTGTCCGCAGTGGGATGTCACTGCAGGCAATAAAGAAGGCTCTGCGTGTtaaaggtgtcgatgtggagaagggcaagttccaaatcaagcaaagtatcaagcggcttgtggcgaaagacttcctggtgcagacgaagggcacgggggcctccggcaccttcaaaatcgcaaaacaggaaaagaagggaaatgtggtgaagaagattaagacaggagcagccaagagatctttagtgaagaaaacagctgccaagaaacagatcacaaagaaaacagccaagaaatccccagggaagaaaatagtcaccaagaaagtgagcagcaagaagacggcagccaagaaagtgagcagcaagaagaGGGCAACGCCAAAGAAGGCGGTAAAGAAAGCAACGCTTCCAAAAAAATCTCCAGCGAAGAATGCCAAAAAAGCCAAGAGGGCCACGGGCGGAAAGCCGCCCAAGAAAGTCCAATCATCAAGGGGCGGGAAgaagccgaaagcagcaaaggctcagaaagcagcccctggaaagaagtga
- the LOC137356205 gene encoding histone H4 — protein MTGRGKGGKGLGKGGAKRHRKVLRDNIQGITKPAIRRLARRGGVKRISGLIYEETRGVLKVFLENVIRDAVTYTEHAKRKTVTAMDVVYALKRQGRTLYGFGG, from the coding sequence ATGacaggaagaggtaaaggaggcaaaggactgggcaaaggcggagcaaagcggcaccgcaaagtgcttcgtgataacatccagggcatcaccaagccagcaattcgccgcctggctcgccgtggcggagtgaagcgcatctcgggtttgatctatgaggagacccgcggggtgctgaaggttttcctggagaatgtgatcagagatgcggtcacctacactgagcacgccaagcgcaagacggtcaccgccatggatgtggtgtacgctctgaaacgccagggccgcactctctatggattcggcggctaa